From Halichoerus grypus chromosome 6, mHalGry1.hap1.1, whole genome shotgun sequence, one genomic window encodes:
- the PTF1A gene encoding pancreas transcription factor 1 subunit alpha — MDTVLLEHFPGGLDAFPSPYFDEEDFFTDQSSRDPLEDGDELLADEQAEVEFLSHQLHEYCYRDGACLLLQPAPSAAPHTLAPPPSGGPGEPEDGGGGGYCCEAGAPPGGFPYSPGSPPSCLAYPCAGAAALSPGARLRGLSGAAAAAAAARRRRRLRSEAELQQLRQAANVRERRRMQSINDAFEGLRSHIPTLPYEKRLSKVDTLRLAIGYINFLSELVQADLPLRGGGAGGGGGPGGGGRLGGDSPGSQAQKVIICHRGTRSPSPSDPDYGLPPLAGHSLSWTDEKQLKEQNIIRTAKVWTPEDPRKLNSKSPFNNIENEPPFEFVS; from the exons ATGGACACGGTGCTGCTAGAGCACTTCCCCGGGGGCCTGGACGCCTTCCCGTCTCCTTACTTTGACGAGGAGGACTTCTTCACCGACCAGTCCTCTCGGGACCCTCTGGAGGACGGCGATGAGCTGCTGGCGGACGAGCAGGCCGAGGTGGAGTTCCTCAGCCACCAGCTGCACGAGTACTGCTACCGCGACGGGGCGTGCCTGCTGCTGCAGCCCGCGCCTTCGGCCGCCCCGCACACGCTCGCCCCGCCGCCCTCTGGGGGCCCCGGCGAGCCGgaggacggcggcggcggcggctacTGCTGCGAGGCAGGGGCGCCCCCCGGCGGCTTCCCCTACTCGCCCGGCTCGCCGCCCTCGTGCCTGGCCTACCCGTGCGCGGGGGCGGCCGCGCTGTCCCCCGGAGCCCGGCTGCGCGGCCTgagcggggcggcggcggcggcggcggcggcgcggcggcggcggcggttgCGCTCCGAGGCCGAGCTGCAGCAGCTGCGGCAGGCGGCCAACGTGCGCGAGCGGCGGCGCATGCAGTCCATCAACGACGCCTTCGAGGGGCTGCGCTCGCACATCCCCACGCTGCCCTACGAGAAGCGCCTCTCCAAGGTGGACACGCTGCGCCTGGCCATCGGCTACATCAACTTCCTCAGCGAGCTGGTGCAGGCCGACCTGCCGCtgcgcggcggcggcgcgggcggcggcgggggcccgGGGGGCGGCGGGCGCCTGGGCGGGGATAGCCCGGGCAGCCAGGCCCAGAAGGTCATCATCTGCCACCGGGGCACCC ggtccccctcccccagcgaCCCGGATTATGGCCTCCCTCCCCTTGCAGGACACTCCCTCTCATGGACTGATGAAAAGCAactcaaagaacaaaatattatcCGAACAGCCAAAGTGTGGACCCCAGAGGACCCCAGAAAACTCAACAGCAAATCTCCCTTCAACAACATAGAAAACGAACCGCCCTTTGAGTTTGTGTCCTGA